The following are encoded together in the Iodobacter fluviatilis genome:
- a CDS encoding aminotransferase-like domain-containing protein, whose protein sequence is MTDLSLPNANQRRKTETLYFQLAGELAQAIQSGVLQLGEKLPSIRKLSAQRQVSLSTVMEAYRELEDRGLIEARPQSGFYVQKHRNGFSAPELTQPPQQARQVVVDPMWLPATLARLHAIKIDFGFAILAPALFPNQQLQRLLAQVTRHSPELIADYGRPAGDVELRRQIARRALNWGGQFEAEEILITQGAIEALNLCLRAVTQPGDVVAIESPAYFGLLQILESFQLKALEIPTHPQTGISIEALELATRSGEVKACVLLPNFSNPLGSLMPDENKKRLVELLAERHIPLIEDDLYGEFYYKGDRPRPAKAFDKEGNVMLISSFTKTVAPGFRIGWVVAGRHHQKVEQLKFINTFSNAMPLQRTIAKFLESGGYDHHLRRLRRACFDQVMLAVAAIERFFPSDTRLHVPQGGYVFWIELNAVVDTLLLLQHALREGISFTPGPLFSPSHSYRNCLRICCNEPWGARHDHAIERLGELVQQQISEATTTR, encoded by the coding sequence ATGACTGATCTCTCTTTACCTAACGCTAATCAGCGGCGTAAAACTGAAACGCTGTATTTTCAATTGGCAGGTGAATTGGCTCAGGCCATTCAATCTGGCGTATTGCAGTTAGGCGAAAAACTCCCCTCTATTCGTAAGCTATCCGCGCAGCGGCAGGTTAGCCTTTCTACCGTAATGGAAGCTTACCGTGAGCTAGAAGACCGCGGCTTAATCGAAGCACGTCCTCAGTCTGGTTTTTATGTACAAAAGCATCGCAATGGTTTTTCTGCCCCAGAGCTAACCCAGCCTCCGCAGCAAGCGCGGCAAGTGGTGGTTGATCCTATGTGGCTGCCCGCTACTTTGGCACGTTTGCATGCTATTAAAATTGATTTCGGCTTCGCTATTTTAGCCCCCGCATTGTTTCCTAATCAGCAATTGCAGCGTTTATTGGCGCAAGTGACTCGACATTCGCCGGAGCTGATTGCAGATTATGGTCGCCCCGCGGGTGATGTGGAATTACGCCGTCAAATTGCCCGTCGTGCATTGAATTGGGGGGGCCAATTTGAGGCGGAAGAAATACTGATTACCCAAGGGGCCATTGAAGCGCTTAATTTATGTTTAAGAGCGGTGACTCAGCCAGGGGATGTTGTGGCGATTGAATCGCCCGCGTATTTTGGTTTATTGCAGATATTAGAAAGCTTTCAGCTTAAAGCGCTAGAAATCCCTACGCATCCACAAACGGGCATATCCATTGAGGCGCTGGAATTAGCCACACGCAGTGGTGAAGTAAAAGCCTGTGTATTGCTCCCTAATTTTTCTAATCCATTAGGGAGTTTAATGCCGGATGAAAATAAAAAACGTTTGGTGGAGTTACTGGCAGAGCGGCATATTCCTTTAATTGAGGACGATTTATACGGCGAGTTTTATTACAAAGGGGATAGGCCTCGGCCAGCAAAAGCTTTTGATAAAGAAGGTAATGTGATGCTGATTTCTTCTTTTACTAAAACCGTTGCTCCGGGCTTTAGAATTGGTTGGGTGGTGGCTGGGCGCCATCATCAAAAAGTAGAGCAGCTTAAGTTTATTAATACCTTTTCTAATGCGATGCCCCTGCAAAGAACCATTGCTAAATTTTTAGAGAGTGGCGGTTATGATCATCATTTGCGCCGCCTGCGCCGTGCTTGCTTTGATCAGGTTATGCTCGCGGTGGCGGCGATTGAGCGGTTTTTTCCAAGCGATACGCGCCTGCATGTGCCGCAAGGCGGTTATGTTTTTTGGATTGAATTAAATGCCGTCGTCGATACTTTATTGCTGCTTCAGCATGCTTTAAGGGAGGGGATAAGCTTTACCCCTGGTCCTTTGTTCTCACCCAGTCACAGCTATCGCAACTGTTTGCGTATCTGCTGCAATGAGCCGTGGGGCGCACGGCACGACCATGCAATTGAACGTCTAGGAGAGCTGGTTCAGCAGCAGATTAGCGAAGCTACCACGACACGCTGA
- a CDS encoding class IV adenylate cyclase yields the protein MARNIEIKAHIDSIAALIPILESLSNTAPIEIIQDDTFFACENGRLKLRAFTDGSGKLIFYRRANRLGPKESFYVISTTAEPDALREVLAYSNGKIGRVEKHRTFYLCGRTRVHLDRVKGLGEFLELEVVLAENETAEAGQVEAQQLMAKLGIQAEQLIEIAYLDLLAAKNHT from the coding sequence ATGGCACGTAATATAGAAATTAAAGCGCACATCGATAGCATTGCCGCGCTTATCCCGATACTTGAATCGCTTAGCAATACCGCGCCCATTGAGATTATTCAAGACGATACTTTCTTTGCCTGCGAAAATGGCCGCTTAAAATTGCGGGCTTTTACAGATGGCAGTGGCAAGCTTATCTTTTATCGCCGCGCCAATCGGCTCGGCCCTAAGGAATCGTTTTATGTTATTTCCACTACGGCAGAGCCAGATGCGCTAAGGGAAGTGCTCGCTTATTCCAATGGCAAAATTGGCCGAGTAGAAAAACATCGCACCTTCTATCTATGTGGACGTACCCGTGTGCATTTGGACCGAGTAAAAGGTTTAGGTGAGTTTTTAGAGCTGGAAGTGGTGTTAGCAGAAAACGAAACCGCCGAAGCGGGCCAAGTAGAAGCGCAGCAATTAATGGCAAAGCTGGGCATTCAGGCTGAGCAGCTCATTGAAATCGCTTATTTAGATTTGCTCGCGGCAAAAAACCACACTTAA
- the eno gene encoding phosphopyruvate hydratase → MSAIVEVIAREILDSRGNPTVEADVLLESGVMGRAAVPSGASTGEREALELRDGDKSRYLGKGVLKAVENINTEICEAIIGLDAADQAFIDKTMIDLDGTDDKRNLGANAILAVSMAVAKAAAEEAGLPLYRYIGGSGPMSLPVPMMNVVNGGEHASNSLDFQELMIVPVGAPTFREALRYGAEVFHNLKKILHDKGMPTQVGDEGGFAPDVANAEEALEMIMSAIEKAGYKAGTDFCIALDCAASEFFDKETGKYVYKKSDKRALTSEEQVDYLESLVNKFPIISIEDGMGERDWAGWKVLTDRLGKRVQIVGDDLFVTNTKILAEGIRLGVCNSILIKVNQIGSLSETLAAVDLAKRHGYTSVMSHRSGETEDATIADLAVATNCMQIKTGSLSRSDRIAKYNQLIRIEEELGEAAVYPGIGAFYQINK, encoded by the coding sequence ATGAGCGCAATTGTAGAAGTAATCGCCCGTGAAATTCTTGATTCTCGTGGCAACCCAACTGTAGAAGCCGATGTATTGTTGGAATCAGGCGTAATGGGCCGTGCCGCTGTGCCGTCTGGTGCATCCACTGGCGAGCGTGAAGCGCTTGAGCTACGTGATGGTGATAAATCCCGTTACCTTGGCAAGGGTGTATTGAAGGCGGTTGAAAACATCAACACCGAAATCTGTGAAGCCATTATTGGTTTAGATGCGGCTGACCAAGCGTTTATCGACAAAACCATGATCGACTTAGATGGTACTGACGACAAGCGCAATCTGGGTGCAAATGCAATTTTGGCCGTATCGATGGCTGTAGCGAAGGCCGCTGCTGAAGAAGCTGGCTTGCCGCTGTATCGTTATATTGGTGGTTCAGGCCCGATGAGCCTGCCAGTGCCAATGATGAATGTGGTTAACGGTGGTGAACACGCATCAAATAGCTTGGATTTCCAAGAGCTGATGATTGTGCCAGTTGGCGCGCCAACTTTCCGCGAAGCACTGCGCTACGGCGCTGAAGTATTCCACAACCTGAAAAAAATCCTGCACGACAAGGGTATGCCTACCCAAGTGGGCGATGAAGGTGGTTTTGCTCCGGATGTAGCCAATGCAGAAGAAGCATTGGAAATGATTATGTCTGCGATCGAAAAAGCAGGCTATAAAGCCGGCACGGATTTCTGCATTGCTCTGGATTGCGCTGCTTCTGAGTTCTTTGATAAAGAAACTGGCAAGTATGTTTACAAGAAAAGTGATAAACGCGCGCTGACATCTGAAGAGCAAGTGGATTACTTAGAAAGCTTGGTTAATAAATTCCCAATTATCTCGATCGAAGATGGTATGGGCGAGCGCGACTGGGCGGGTTGGAAAGTATTGACCGATCGCTTGGGAAAACGCGTGCAAATCGTGGGCGATGATTTGTTTGTAACCAACACCAAGATTCTGGCAGAAGGGATTCGCTTAGGCGTTTGTAACTCTATCCTGATCAAGGTTAACCAGATTGGTTCATTGTCAGAAACACTGGCTGCTGTTGATCTGGCCAAGCGTCATGGTTACACCTCGGTCATGAGCCATCGTTCAGGCGAAACCGAAGATGCAACCATTGCTGATTTGGCTGTGGCAACTAACTGCATGCAAATCAAAACCGGCTCATTAAGCCGTTCTGATCGTATTGCTAAATACAATCAATTGATTCGTATTGAAGAAGAATTGGGTGAAGCAGCGGTTTACCCAGGTATCGGTGCTTTTTACCAAATTAATAAGTAA
- a CDS encoding VOC family protein, with the protein MSRKIYVNLAVKSLEESIAFFTQLGFNFNPQFSDSSASCLMISDDIFVMLLSEARFLSFTPKMLCNTQTHTEMLLCLSCDSREEVDQIVRKAVTAGGAMYNEAQDHGFMYAHGFQDLDGHIWELIYMDAGLAL; encoded by the coding sequence ATGAGCCGCAAGATTTATGTCAATCTAGCTGTAAAAAGTCTGGAAGAATCCATCGCGTTTTTTACCCAGCTGGGTTTTAATTTTAACCCGCAGTTTTCTGACAGCAGCGCCAGTTGCCTGATGATTTCAGATGATATTTTTGTCATGCTCTTAAGCGAGGCTAGATTTCTTTCCTTCACCCCCAAGATGCTGTGTAATACCCAGACGCATACCGAAATGCTGCTTTGCCTATCCTGCGATAGCCGCGAAGAAGTAGACCAAATCGTCCGTAAAGCCGTCACAGCGGGTGGCGCAATGTATAACGAAGCACAAGACCATGGCTTTATGTATGCCCACGGTTTTCAGGATTTAGATGGGCATATCTGGGAATTAATATATATGGATGCAGGCTTAGCACTATAA
- the kdsA gene encoding 3-deoxy-8-phosphooctulonate synthase — translation MKLCGFEVGIDQPFFLIAGTCVIESEQMALDTAGQLKEMTDALGIPFIYKSSFDKANRSSGKSFRGLGIDEGLRILSEVKKQIGVPVITDVHTEAEAPIVARVVDVLQTPAFLARQTDFIHAVCATGKPVNIKKGQFMAPGDMMNVINKARDANGGLDNLMVCERGASFGYNTLISDMRGLAIMRETGCPIVFDATHSVQQPGGQGDRSGGQREFVPVLARAAVAAGISGLFMETHPDPSKALSDGPNAWPLARMKELLIVLKDIDRAVKSYPFIEHSV, via the coding sequence ATGAAATTATGTGGCTTTGAAGTCGGTATCGATCAACCTTTCTTCTTGATCGCCGGCACATGCGTGATTGAAAGCGAGCAAATGGCGCTGGATACCGCAGGACAATTAAAAGAAATGACCGATGCATTGGGTATTCCTTTTATCTATAAATCGAGTTTTGACAAAGCCAATCGCAGCTCAGGCAAATCTTTCCGTGGTTTAGGAATTGATGAAGGTCTGCGGATTTTATCCGAAGTTAAAAAACAAATTGGTGTGCCGGTTATTACCGATGTACATACCGAAGCCGAAGCGCCGATTGTGGCGAGGGTGGTGGATGTATTGCAAACCCCCGCCTTTTTGGCGCGCCAAACCGATTTTATTCATGCCGTTTGTGCCACTGGCAAACCGGTGAATATTAAAAAGGGCCAATTTATGGCCCCTGGCGACATGATGAATGTGATTAATAAAGCGCGCGATGCTAATGGCGGGCTGGATAATCTAATGGTCTGTGAGCGCGGTGCATCATTTGGCTACAACACCTTAATTAGCGATATGCGTGGCTTGGCCATCATGCGCGAAACGGGCTGCCCAATTGTATTTGATGCTACGCACTCAGTGCAGCAGCCAGGTGGGCAGGGTGATCGCTCTGGCGGACAGCGTGAATTTGTGCCGGTGTTGGCGCGTGCGGCGGTGGCGGCGGGGATTTCTGGTTTATTTATGGAAACTCACCCAGATCCATCTAAAGCACTTTCTGATGGGCCAAATGCTTGGCCATTAGCGCGAATGAAAGAGTTGTTGATTGTATTAAAAGATATCGATCGGGCAGTAAAATCGTATCCTTTTATTGAACATAGCGTGTAA
- a CDS encoding pyridoxine 5'-phosphate synthase, whose translation MSSTTRCALSINVNKVALLRNTRHLSIPSVVKAAELCLQAGAQGITVHPRPDARHIRSDDVSDLATLLKAWPQAEYNIEGNPTQNLMDFIRKFRPHQATFVPDGEDQFTSNFGWSLPEDMNKLRPLIAECKALGVRVSLFMDPNPEAMPLVAALGAERIELYTETYANAYGSGQEASVLAGFTATAEAALAAGLGINAGHDLNCDNLTRFLKAVPGVQEVSIGHAFIADALELGYTKAVNAYQACIDKAYD comes from the coding sequence ATGAGCTCTACGACACGCTGCGCACTTTCCATCAATGTCAACAAAGTAGCGCTGCTGCGCAATACGCGCCATCTAAGCATTCCTAGCGTAGTGAAAGCAGCAGAGCTGTGCCTGCAAGCTGGCGCACAGGGCATCACCGTTCACCCTAGGCCAGATGCGCGCCATATTCGCAGCGACGATGTAAGCGATCTTGCCACCCTGCTCAAAGCATGGCCGCAGGCTGAATACAATATCGAAGGGAATCCCACCCAAAACTTGATGGATTTTATCCGTAAATTTCGCCCGCATCAGGCGACATTCGTGCCCGATGGCGAAGACCAATTCACCTCCAACTTTGGCTGGAGCCTACCCGAGGACATGAACAAACTACGCCCACTCATTGCCGAATGTAAGGCACTAGGCGTTAGAGTGAGTTTGTTTATGGATCCAAATCCAGAAGCGATGCCCTTGGTGGCAGCGCTGGGCGCTGAGCGTATCGAGCTTTACACAGAGACCTACGCCAACGCCTATGGTAGCGGGCAAGAAGCCAGCGTACTAGCGGGCTTTACCGCTACAGCAGAGGCCGCTTTGGCGGCAGGGCTGGGTATAAACGCGGGGCACGATCTAAACTGCGACAATCTGACACGCTTTTTAAAAGCCGTGCCTGGTGTGCAAGAAGTATCCATCGGCCACGCTTTTATTGCCGATGCACTGGAGCTGGGTTACACCAAAGCAGTGAATGCGTATCAGGCGTGCATTGATAAAGCTTACGATTAA
- a CDS encoding YqaE/Pmp3 family membrane protein, producing the protein MRLIIAIFLPFLAFFTIGRPFAGIFCLILQITLIGWLPAAIWAVYALSQFKTDQKIERALANKKD; encoded by the coding sequence ATGCGCCTCATTATTGCTATATTTCTACCCTTTCTTGCTTTTTTTACTATTGGCCGCCCTTTTGCAGGGATTTTTTGCCTTATTTTGCAAATCACCTTAATTGGTTGGCTACCTGCGGCAATTTGGGCAGTTTATGCACTCAGTCAATTTAAAACCGACCAAAAAATAGAAAGAGCTTTAGCCAATAAAAAAGACTAA
- the ftsB gene encoding cell division protein FtsB produces MRLLAIVFSIMIAALQWPLWVGKGSWLRVWQLDHQLVEKKLQNEKLKERNDALDADVRDLKTGSDAIEERGRNELGMIRQDEVFFQVLDKDHPIVSTPTTPAPAGASAVK; encoded by the coding sequence ATGCGCCTGCTTGCTATTGTATTTTCCATCATGATTGCTGCTTTGCAATGGCCCCTTTGGGTGGGCAAAGGCAGTTGGTTGCGCGTATGGCAGCTTGATCATCAGCTTGTCGAAAAAAAACTACAGAATGAAAAATTAAAAGAGCGTAATGACGCATTAGATGCGGATGTGCGCGATTTAAAAACCGGCTCAGATGCGATTGAAGAGCGTGGGCGGAATGAATTAGGCATGATTCGTCAGGATGAGGTTTTTTTCCAAGTTTTAGATAAAGATCACCCCATTGTTTCTACTCCAACTACACCTGCGCCAGCAGGGGCTAGTGCGGTGAAATAG
- a CDS encoding MFS transporter, with translation MPANTLITQLTWRTMLLPLALVLFEFSTYIANDMILPGMLAVTREFNAGPQWVPTSMTAYLVGGASLQWLLGPLSDRIGRRPVMLYGVAFFITTCLLTLFTHSIEQFIVLRVFQGVGMCFIGAVGYALVQESFDEKTAIKVTALMANVAMIAPLLGPLAGAIMMELAPWRMIFVLIAAVAFVSFIGLWHALPRIVPNKNLSPFTYRAVWQDYKNVFSNTHFLTGALAMGLCSVPLLTWIGISPVILIGDAGLSPIEFGYWQIPVFAALIIGNFTLAKLSNHLPVRRMIGLGLIPQVFGLSFCFIAMLFAPSHYIYLVIGISFYAFGCGLVNAGLFRLVLFSSDVSKGTVAAAFGMITMGVYSLGIEGVKAGHLLAGNRFFASALLIVGGVFIFALKKFMDKHQRISNATIS, from the coding sequence ATGCCCGCTAACACACTAATAACCCAATTGACTTGGCGCACGATGCTCCTGCCCTTAGCTTTGGTATTGTTTGAATTTTCCACTTATATCGCCAACGATATGATTTTGCCGGGCATGCTGGCAGTTACGCGGGAATTTAATGCGGGGCCACAATGGGTGCCTACCTCAATGACGGCTTATTTAGTGGGTGGCGCATCTTTACAATGGCTGCTTGGCCCATTGTCAGATCGAATTGGCCGCAGACCGGTGATGCTATATGGCGTAGCCTTTTTTATCACCACGTGTTTACTCACCCTCTTTACCCACTCTATTGAGCAATTTATTGTTTTACGGGTATTTCAAGGCGTAGGCATGTGCTTCATTGGCGCAGTGGGCTATGCGCTGGTGCAAGAATCCTTCGACGAAAAAACTGCAATTAAAGTCACGGCGCTCATGGCCAATGTCGCCATGATTGCCCCTTTACTTGGCCCTTTAGCAGGCGCGATTATGATGGAGCTAGCGCCTTGGCGAATGATTTTTGTGTTAATTGCGGCGGTGGCTTTTGTATCCTTTATTGGGCTTTGGCACGCTCTGCCCAGAATCGTCCCCAATAAAAACCTATCCCCTTTTACTTATCGTGCGGTTTGGCAAGATTATAAAAATGTATTTAGTAATACACATTTTTTAACTGGCGCTTTAGCAATGGGCTTATGTAGTGTGCCATTGCTAACTTGGATTGGCATTTCGCCGGTTATTTTAATTGGCGATGCAGGCTTATCACCGATTGAATTTGGTTATTGGCAAATCCCTGTATTTGCCGCTTTAATTATTGGCAATTTCACCCTCGCCAAGCTAAGCAATCACCTGCCAGTGCGCAGAATGATAGGCTTGGGCCTGATCCCTCAGGTGTTTGGTTTAAGCTTTTGCTTTATCGCCATGCTTTTCGCGCCTAGTCACTATATTTATCTAGTGATCGGCATTAGCTTTTACGCTTTTGGCTGCGGGCTGGTTAATGCAGGCTTATTTAGGCTGGTGTTGTTCTCTAGCGATGTCAGCAAAGGCACGGTAGCTGCAGCCTTTGGGATGATTACCATGGGCGTGTATAGCCTTGGCATTGAGGGAGTTAAAGCTGGGCATTTACTGGCTGGCAATCGCTTTTTTGCTAGCGCCCTACTTATTGTTGGTGGTGTGTTTATATTTGCGCTGAAAAAATTCATGGATAAACATCAGCGCATTTCTAACGCAACCATCTCCTAA
- the mnmC gene encoding FAD-dependent 5-carboxymethylaminomethyl-2-thiouridine(34) oxidoreductase MnmC has protein sequence MDFLAAHGLPARWQGQPSFTFLQFDFANAQGFLQTWQAWQKDQKRSQRLHYLAFVSHKTPPACPHPDLAEFYATLIQNWPTLCKGFQRLHFVAGYVILTLIWGDTLNQLRSVNATINAIDLNAPTRPAHYKALWRLSSTNTQLVAYNNADAALQKSSGFGMVKHGDYYAGFCTRPPIDKSNKYPHQALIIGAGLAGTSIAERLASRGWLVDIIDAAANVATKSSGNHAGLFHPSASLDDNYAARLSRAGCAETQQHLQRLKQAKLEVFFGNDGILQIAKNDAQAVLMQEIAQQYPASLLKWLSQNDAEVQLGARPSHGGWWFSQGGWANPASICQANLARWPKRITTHFGHKVDRIHQTTEGWQAIAADGSVIASSPVLIIANATEALDLLTELELPLSKTLRSTSLIADFEHPKYNLSGSGYLTAAFQGYRCIGAAEIKDNDLNAAATNNLAELHALLPDLATKTTHSSRACYRPNSLDRLPLVGALHDPKNIPMALHQLHQIPRQKGLYGLLGLGSRGLSWAIIAAEVLACQLNNDPAPLEADLIHALDPSRFLLRKHRRSLKNLSTGLQQTK, from the coding sequence ATGGATTTTTTAGCCGCGCACGGCCTTCCTGCACGCTGGCAAGGCCAGCCTAGCTTCACTTTTTTGCAATTTGACTTTGCCAATGCCCAAGGCTTTTTGCAAACATGGCAAGCATGGCAAAAAGATCAAAAACGTAGCCAACGCCTGCATTACTTAGCCTTTGTTAGCCACAAAACACCACCGGCCTGCCCCCATCCCGATCTAGCCGAGTTTTACGCCACACTCATACAAAACTGGCCCACATTATGCAAAGGTTTTCAGCGCCTGCATTTTGTGGCGGGTTATGTGATATTGACGCTGATTTGGGGCGATACGCTCAACCAATTACGCAGCGTCAACGCCACAATTAATGCGATTGATCTCAATGCCCCCACTCGCCCCGCGCACTACAAAGCACTGTGGCGGTTATCGAGTACCAATACCCAACTCGTCGCCTATAACAACGCCGATGCCGCATTACAAAAAAGTAGCGGCTTTGGCATGGTTAAGCACGGCGATTATTACGCAGGTTTTTGTACTCGCCCCCCTATCGATAAATCTAACAAGTACCCGCATCAAGCGCTGATTATTGGCGCAGGTTTGGCGGGCACCAGCATCGCCGAGCGCTTAGCGAGCCGTGGCTGGCTTGTTGATATCATTGATGCCGCTGCGAACGTAGCGACGAAATCCTCCGGCAACCACGCGGGATTATTTCACCCAAGCGCCAGCCTCGATGACAATTATGCTGCAAGGCTTAGCCGCGCTGGCTGTGCAGAAACCCAGCAACATCTTCAACGTCTAAAACAAGCCAAGCTTGAGGTGTTTTTTGGTAACGATGGCATTCTGCAAATTGCCAAAAACGATGCGCAAGCTGTGCTGATGCAAGAAATCGCCCAACAATACCCTGCCAGCTTATTAAAGTGGCTTAGCCAAAACGATGCCGAGGTGCAGCTTGGCGCACGCCCAAGTCACGGTGGCTGGTGGTTTTCTCAGGGTGGCTGGGCCAATCCAGCCAGCATTTGTCAGGCCAACCTAGCCCGCTGGCCCAAGCGAATAACCACGCACTTTGGGCATAAAGTAGATCGCATTCATCAAACCACAGAAGGTTGGCAGGCCATTGCCGCAGATGGCAGTGTTATTGCAAGTAGCCCTGTATTGATTATTGCCAATGCCACCGAAGCACTCGATTTACTGACAGAGTTAGAGCTCCCCCTTAGCAAAACGCTCAGAAGCACCAGTCTTATTGCAGATTTTGAGCACCCAAAATACAACTTAAGCGGCTCAGGCTATTTAACCGCCGCGTTTCAAGGCTACCGCTGCATTGGCGCAGCTGAGATAAAAGATAATGATTTAAATGCTGCAGCCACCAATAATTTAGCGGAATTACACGCTTTACTACCTGATTTAGCCACAAAAACAACCCACAGCAGCCGCGCCTGTTATCGTCCCAATAGCCTTGATCGGCTTCCTTTAGTTGGTGCCTTGCACGACCCCAAAAACATACCCATGGCGCTGCATCAATTACATCAAATTCCTAGGCAAAAAGGGCTATATGGCTTACTAGGATTAGGCTCGCGCGGCCTCAGCTGGGCAATCATTGCCGCCGAAGTACTAGCCTGCCAGTTAAATAACGACCCGGCCCCCCTCGAAGCCGATTTAATACATGCCCTTGACCCCTCGCGATTTTTACTCAGAAAACATCGTAGAAGCTTGAAAAACCTGTCGACTGGTTTGCAGCAAACTAAATAA
- a CDS encoding CTP synthase encodes MTKYIFVTGGVVSSLGKGIAAASLAAILESRGLKVTMMKLDPYINVDPGTMSPFQHGEVFVTEDGAETDLDLGHYERFISSKMRKSNNFTTGQIYESVITKERRGDYLGGTVQVIPHITDEIKMKLREGAGDVDVAIVEIGGTVGDIESLPFLEAIRQMRANVGRKNTLYVHLSYVPYLAAAGEIKTKPTQHSVKELRQIGIQPDILLCRMDRELPDEERRKLALFCNVEENAVIACYDADSIYQVPSMLHAQGIDDIACELLQIDAPKADLSAWEKIVLGLKNPSHSVNIAMVGKYVDLTESYKSLSEALIHAGVHTNSRVQIHYMDSEELEKNGSSCLAGMDAILVPGGFGKRGVEGKILAVKYARENNVPYLGICLGMQIALIEYARDVAGMKGANSTEFDLDTEFPVVALINEWVNHDGKIETRDENSNLGGTMRLGAQECQLVENSLAAKIYGTASIAERHRHRYEVNNYYLPRLEAAGLKISGRSAGAEQLVETVELSEHRWFFACQFHPEFTSTPRDGHPLFTSYIEAALVYANEQGRSGLSC; translated from the coding sequence ATGACTAAGTACATTTTCGTTACCGGTGGCGTTGTCTCCTCGCTGGGCAAGGGCATCGCCGCTGCGTCGCTGGCCGCTATTCTTGAATCGCGTGGCCTTAAAGTCACGATGATGAAGCTGGATCCGTATATCAACGTAGATCCCGGCACCATGAGTCCATTTCAACATGGCGAAGTTTTCGTAACTGAAGACGGCGCTGAAACTGATTTGGATCTTGGTCATTATGAGCGTTTTATTAGCTCAAAAATGCGCAAATCTAATAACTTTACCACCGGGCAGATTTACGAATCTGTCATCACCAAGGAGCGCCGTGGCGACTATCTAGGTGGCACGGTCCAAGTCATTCCACACATCACAGATGAAATTAAAATGAAGCTGCGCGAAGGCGCAGGTGATGTGGACGTTGCGATTGTAGAAATCGGCGGCACTGTTGGTGATATTGAATCCTTGCCATTTTTGGAAGCAATTCGCCAAATGCGCGCTAATGTGGGCCGTAAAAACACCCTCTACGTGCATTTGTCTTACGTGCCTTATCTTGCTGCGGCGGGTGAAATTAAAACCAAGCCAACCCAGCATAGCGTAAAAGAATTGCGCCAAATTGGTATTCAGCCAGATATTTTGCTATGCCGTATGGATCGCGAGCTGCCTGATGAAGAACGCCGTAAGTTGGCGCTATTCTGTAATGTAGAAGAAAACGCGGTGATCGCTTGTTACGATGCAGACAGCATCTATCAAGTGCCAAGTATGTTGCATGCGCAAGGTATTGACGATATTGCTTGTGAATTACTACAAATTGACGCACCTAAGGCTGATTTGTCTGCTTGGGAGAAAATTGTTCTTGGCCTAAAAAACCCAAGTCATTCGGTTAATATCGCCATGGTTGGCAAATACGTTGATCTCACTGAATCATACAAATCATTGTCTGAAGCGTTGATTCATGCGGGTGTGCACACTAATAGCCGCGTGCAGATTCATTATATGGATTCTGAAGAGCTAGAGAAAAACGGCTCCAGCTGCCTTGCAGGCATGGATGCGATTTTGGTTCCAGGTGGCTTTGGTAAGCGCGGTGTAGAAGGTAAGATTCTTGCTGTTAAATACGCTCGTGAAAACAATGTGCCTTACCTTGGTATTTGCCTTGGTATGCAGATTGCTTTAATTGAGTACGCGCGAGATGTAGCCGGCATGAAGGGTGCCAACTCTACTGAGTTTGATTTAGACACTGAGTTCCCTGTTGTAGCGTTGATTAACGAATGGGTTAATCACGACGGTAAAATTGAAACTCGCGATGAAAACTCCAATTTGGGTGGCACAATGCGCTTGGGTGCGCAGGAATGTCAGCTAGTCGAAAATTCACTTGCGGCTAAGATTTATGGCACGGCATCGATTGCTGAGCGTCATCGTCATCGTTATGAAGTAAACAACTACTACTTGCCACGCCTAGAAGCTGCTGGATTAAAAATCAGTGGCCGCTCGGCAGGTGCAGAGCAATTGGTTGAAACGGTTGAGTTGAGTGAGCATCGCTGGTTCTTTGCTTGCCAATTTCATCCAGAATTCACTTCTACGCCACGTGATGGGCATCCATTGTTTACTTCATATATTGAAGCGGCATTGGTTTATGCTAACGAGCAAGGGCGCAGTGGTTTAAGCTGCTAA